Sequence from the Ochrobactrum vermis genome:
CGATGGCAACCGGTGGCTTGCCAAAAGCTGCGGCATTTCCTTTGATTGTAACCAGCGGCGGTGGGGCTTCACAGTTTTTAAGCTGTGGCGGATAATCCGGCTCGCCCATTCCGACGAGGCGGGCACCAGCACGTTGGATGGCTTCAAGCTCGCGCTCCGCATCGTCCATGGACATGACGCGGATCGGACGGGCACTACCGCCTCTGATGTTGAGATCGGGTAGCATTTCTATTGCGCTTGAGGCTGAGCCGCAAAACAGAATCAGATCGCGAAAAGTAACGGGTCCGATATTGTCGGTTCGGATGAGACGCAGCCAGTTGAGCCGTTGGCGATCAGAGAGGCGAATTCCAGTTTTCGAATTCGCGCTCTCCTTCATCCCTTGGCTCCGATCTTGCTTTCGGTGCCGTTCAGGAGGCGCGTGATATTGGCCTTATGTTTGACGATCACTATGATGGTCATGATCGCAAAGAGCACAGCTATCGCAGGATACCCCCGAAAATAGAGCCCAATGGGGACAACGATGCTGGCGATAAGTGCTGCAAGGGAGGAATAACGGGTCAGGAGGGCTGTTACGATCCATACTGCGGCGAAGACTAGCGCCCCGGGCCATGCAAGCCCGATAAGGACGCCCAAATAGGTAGCGACGCCTTTGCCGCCCTTAAATCCGATCCATACCGGAAAGAGATGGCCGATAAAGGCACCGAAGCCCGCGCCGATGGCAGCATCCGGACCGTAACGCGAAGCGACTAGAACGGCGACAGTGCCTTTGAGCATGTCAAAAATCAACGTCGCTGCGGCGAGCTTCTTGTTGCCAGTGCGTAGCACATTTGTCGCGCCGATATTGCCCGAACCGATGGAACGGACATCGCCCAGCCCGGCGAACCGGGTCAGAATCAAGCCAAATGGAATAGATCCAAGAAAATAGCCGAAGACGAGCGCTCCTATGAGCGTCATGCTAAGGAATCCCGGTTCGGCCATGAACGTCCCCTTGTTTATTGATTCCGCCTACCCGGAATTTTCTAATGATTGTTCCGGGTTATGCGGTGTTTTTCAAGCCGAGTAAACGGTTTTGCCGGCCACTAAGGTGTGGACGACGCGACCTTGAAAACGTGCATTTTCGAAGCAGCTGTTCTTCGAGAGTGAATGCAGGGCTTCTTCGCGCACCACCCATGGCTCGTCCAGATCGACGATAGCGAGGTCGGCCTTGGCTCCTGGCTTGAGCGTACCGGCATCAAGACCGAAAATACGCGCCGGGGCTGTCGACAGAACCTCAGCCAGACGTAACAGCGGGATGCTCTCATTGTGATAGAGGCGAAGGGCCGCGCCGAGAAGGGTTTCCAGGCCGATGGCTCCGGCTTCGGCATCTGCAAAAGGCAGGCGCTTGGTGTCAACGTCCTGCGGATCATGGGCGGAGACGACAATATCGATCGTGCCGTTCTTGATCGCCTCGACCATGGCAAGCCGGTCCTGTTCGCTGCGCAGCGGCGGCGACAAGCGGAAGAAGGTGCGGAATTCGCCAATGTCGTTTTCATTGAGCGACAAATGATTGATCGACACGCCTGCCGTCACCTTGGCACCCATATCCTTGGCACGGCGCATGGCATCCGCCGACATGGCGCAGGAAAGCTGTGCTGCGTGATAGTTACTGTTGGTCAGCGCGGCGAGGCGCAGATCACGTTCCAGCGGAATCACTTCTGCTTCACGCGGGCTGCCTGAAAGACCAAGCCAGCTTGCGAACAGGCCTTCGTTCATCACGCCGTTCGCGCCAAGGTAAGGATCGCGTGTTTCACAGGCGATGACCGCGTTGAAATCGCGGGCATAGGTCAGCGCACGCCGCATGAGCTGGGTATTGGCGATTGTCTGGCGACCTTCGGTGAAGGCAACGGCACCGGCATCCCGTAGCAGGCCGATTTCTGTCATCTCTTCGCCGTGCAGACCTTTTGTGATGGCTGCTGCCGGGTGCACATTGACGATGGCTGTATCACGCGCCGTTCGCTTGACGAATTCCACGAGCGCCACATCGTCGATGACCGGATCAGTATCCGGCATCATGATGATGGAGGTTACGCCGCCGGCTGCGGCAGCGCGGCTGGCTGACGCGATGGTTTCGCGGTGCTCTGCGCCAGGCTCGCCGATAAATACCCTCGAGTCGACCAGACCCGGCAGGATAGCCATACCGTTCAGATCGATGATTTCCGCACCTTCCGGTGCGCCCTGATTGCGGGCGTCCACCCCGGCGGCAACAATCTTTCCATCTTGGATCAAAACACTGCCGGTTTCATCCAGACCGCGCGACGGATCGACGATGCGCGCGTTTTCGAACAGGATCGCGCTCATGCTGCTTCTCCGTTGCTTGGATTACGGCGCGGATCGAGCAAGGCTTCCATCACGGCCATACGCACGGCAACGCCCATTTCCACCTGTTGCTGGATCGCACTTTGCGGTCCATCGGCAACGTCGGATGCGATCTCAACGCCGCGGTTCATCGGGCCCGGATGCATGACGAGCGCGTCAGGCTTGGCATGTTTCAGTTTTTCCTTGTCGAGACCGTAGAAGCGGAAATATTCGCGTACCGAAGGCACGAAGGAACCGGCCATACGCTCGCGCTGAAGGCGCAGCATCATAACTACATCGGCATCTTTCAGTCCTTCTTCCATCGAATTGAAGACCTCGACGCTCATATCGGACATACCGGAAGGTAAGAGCGTGGATGGCGCGACGACACGTACGCGGGCGCCAAGCGCGTTGAGAAGAAGAATGTTGGAGCGTGCGACGCGCGAATGCAGCACATCACCGCAGATAGCGACGATCAGATTTTCGATCTGTCCTTTGGTACGGCGGATGGTGAGCGCGTCGAGAAGTGCCTGCGTAGGGTGTTCGTGCGCGCCATCACCCGCATTGACCACAGAACAGCCGACTTTCTGTGCGAGCAGGGCAGCAGCCCCTGCCGAGGCGTGACGGATAACCAGTATATCCGGCTGCATGGCGTTCAGCGTCATCGCGGTATCGATGAGCGTTTCGCCTTTCTTGACCGATGAATTGCCGACCGACATATTCATAACGTCAGCGCCGAGCCGTTTTCCGGCCAGTTCGAACGACGATTGCGTTCGTGTCGATGCTTCGAAGAAGAGGTTGATTTGCGTGCGACCGCGCAGGACGGACTTTTTCTTCTCGGGCTGTCTGGAAACAGCGACTTCCTGATCTGCAAGATCAAGAAGGCAGAGAATGTCCAGGGGCGAAAGCCCCTTGATGCCTAGCAGGTGGCGGTGAGGGAAAAGCGGAGGGACCGTTTGATTTGTCATGGCAAGTCACCCGTATAGGGCCTGCAGTCGGGCCCGGCAACCGTCCTTATAGTGACTTCGGCCAATTCGCCAAGAAAAACCTGTGCTGTCTTGACGACAAATCGCGTTCGGGATGGCAAAATTTTAGCAAATGCAATGCAAGAAACATAAGCTGAACTGAATCGCACAATACGGAACGAGCTTTTGAAAACGCACGACGTTACCAACCAGACGCCGCCCATGACGGGTAACAATGCCTATCTGGGTGATCCGCTTCTAATGCAGATTGCGGCACGATTCCCAAAGGAGCTGCATGCAGATCTGGAGCAAACGGGCCGTTTCGTGTCGTCGGCTGAAGCACAGGATCTCGCTCGTCTGGCCAATACCGAACTGCCGAAATTGCGCACACACGATCGTCAGGGCAACCGTATCGACCTTGTCGAATATCATCCGGCCTATCATGCGCTGATGCGCCGTTCCATCGCGGCGGGCCTGCATTGCTCCATATGGGAAGGCAATCCACTCGAAAGCGGTCGTCGTCACCAGGCACGCGCATCGCGTTTTTTCCTGACGGCTCAGCTTGAGGCGGGGCATCTTTGTCCGCTTACCATGACCAATGCGTCGCTTGCAGCGCTCATGGCATCGCCGGAGACATATAAGGAATGGTCGCCGATCATTCTGTCGCGCAAGTACGATTTTTCGCAGAAACCCGCATTCGCCAAGCAGGGCATTACCCTCGGGATGGGTATGACCGAAAAGCAGGGCGGAACCGATGTGCGCACCAATACAACGCGCGCGACCCGCAATGACGATGGCACCTATACCATTACTGGCCACAAGTGGTTCATGTCCGCGCCAATGTCGGATGCTTTTCTGACGCTGGCGCAGGCAGAAGACGGCCTTTCCTGTTTTCTGCTCCCGCGTCTCACTGCGGAGGGAAGCGGTAATGGTTTTTTTTTCCAGCGTCTGAAAGACAAGCTCGGCAACAAATCCAACGCCTCTTCGGAAGTTGAGTTTGACGGTGCGGTCGGTCATCTGATTGGCAATCCGGGTGAAGGCGTCAAAACCATCATGGATATGGTCACGCTGACACGGCTCGATTGTGCTGTCGCGTCCGCGGGATTGATGCGTTCAGGCCTCGCCGAGGCCGTGCATCATAGCCGTCATCGTCAGATATTCGGCAAGGCTCTCGTTGAACAACCCTTGATGCAACGAGTCCTTGCCGACATGGCGCTCGATGTTGCCGGTGCGACTGCGCTTTCCATGCGGTTGGCACGTGCTTTCGATATGGCTGCCAGTGATCGTGCCGAAGCGGCTTTTGCGCGATGCATGACCCCGGTTGTTAAATACTGGGTGTGCAAGATCGCGCCAGCGCTTCTCTATGAAGCGATGGAGTGCCTTGGCGGCAACGGTTACATCGAGGAAGGCAATCTCGCGCGTGCCTATCGCGAAGCGCCGGTCAATGCGATCTGGGAGGGTTCCGGCAATGTCATGGCATTGGATGTGGCGCGTGTGTTGTCGCGTGCGCCTGGCCTTTTCGACGAAGTGCTGGAATGGATCGGAGGACAGCTTGGCCCACGCGGACAGGGGACGCTCGATGTGTTGCGTGCTGCATTGCAACTGACCGAAACTGATCCGGGTGTCGCACGCCTTCTGACTGAGCAACTGGCCTATGCGGCAGCGGCAGCGGAATTGCGCCAGTTAGGGGCCGACGACGTGGCCGATGCGTTCATCGAGACCCGTCTCGGCGGTCAATGGCGTTCGACCTATGGCATGCTGGATGCGCGCCACAACGCCGAGCGGATTCTCGACCAACTCTATCCTGCGTCGTAATCGTCAGATGCCGACCGCCTGATGCTATGCAGGCGGTCGAGTGCACCTTGAAGAATAAAGGCTGCTGCGGCTGAATCAATGCGCTCGGCCCGCTTGCCGCGTGAAACATCCATGCCGATCAGTGCGCGTTCGGCGGCGACGGTCGAGAGACGCTCATCCCAGAAAACGAATGGCAAATCGGTCAATGGCTGCATGGTTCGCACAAATGCCCGCGTGGCCTGAACGCGGGGACCGGATGTTCCGTCCATATTCACAGGCAAACCGATAACGATAATGCCGGCCTTCTCGGCGTCGAGCGCTTTCAAAAGCACCTGCGCATCGATAGAAAATTTCACCCGTTTGATGACGGGACGGGGGTTCGCGAAGGAAAACCCAAGGTCCGACACAGCAAATCCGATGGTCTTGGTGCCCAGATCCAGTCCGGCAATCGTCTGTCCAGGCTGGAGTAGCGCAGGAACTTCCTCGATTTCAACGACAGCCATCGGTCCTCATCGGATTTTGAAGTGGTTTCATATTGCCTTCAACTTTATCGGCGTCATATCTGTTCGCAAGCCGGAAATCGAGCCGGAAACAGAGATTGAGGAGAGACTTTATGAAACTTACCTGGCTTGGCCATGCAGCTTTTCGCATCGAAACCGCAAAGGCTGTCATTCTCATCGATCCGTTTCTGAACGGTAATCCCGGTGCAAAGGGTATAGATTTCAAAGAAGCAACCAAGGGCGTAACCCATATAGCGCTTACCCACGGCCATGGCGACCATGTCGGCGATACAGTAGCAATCGCCGAGGAACATGGCGCGACAGTCATCGCGAATGCCGATCTTGCGAGCTGGCTTGGCAGTCAGGGCGTGGAAAAAATCGATCCCGGCAATACGGGCGGAACGGTGGCGCATAACGGATTTACCGTCACCTTCGTCAATGCACTCCACTCCTCGGCAATGCTGACCGAAAATGGTGTCTCGCAGTCGCTGGGCAATCCGAATGGTCTGGTGTTCCATTTCGAGGATGCGCCGACGCTTTATCACATGGGTGACACGGATATCTTTTCGGATATGGGGCTTATCAACGAGCTTCACCAACCTGAGATCGGTATCGTTCCCATTGGTGATCGCTTCACGATGGGTGGTGCGGTTGCAGCTCTTGCCTGCCAGCGCTATTTCAACTTCACCACCGTGCTGCCCTGCCATTACGCTTCGTTCCCGATCATCGATAAGACGGCTGACAAGTTTGTAGCCGGAATGGCCGATCATCGGGAAACCAAAGTGCTGACCGATCCTGCAGGAACGGTTCATAGCTTCTAATGGCCTCTTGAAGCGCAAGAAATGTTGCGCTTCAACAATCGCGCCGTTATAGCCGGTAAGAAAACCTTACAGGGTGGCGGTTCGCCGCCCGATCTAGCATTTGCGGAGAACAGGATGTCCGTCGATATTTCCACCGTCAAGCGCGTCGCGCATCTGGCGCGTATCGCCGTCAGTGATGACGATGCCGAACGTATGACCGGCGAACTCAATGCTATTCTGGGCTTTGTCGAGCAACTGAATGAAGTTAATGTCGACGGTATTGAACCGATGACTTCAGTAACGCCGATGGAAATGCGCACTCGCGAGGACAAGGTAACGGATGGCGGCATTGCTGCTGCAGTGGTCGCCAATGCGCCGGTCACGGAAGATAATTTCTTCGTCGTGCCCAAAGTCGTGGAGTAGATCATGGCCATTCGGGTTTCTGTCGAGACCCCACTGCAGGATGACGTGCGCATGCTGGTCGAGGGCCTGAATGCGCATCTCCTGCCGCTGTCACCGTTGGAATTCCAGTTCAAGATGACGGTTGAGCAGATGGCGGCCCCTGATACCACGGTCTTCGTGGCCCGTGACGAAGATGGCAAGGCTGTTGGCTGTGGTGCCTTGAAGATGCATGCCGAAGGTATCGGCGAGGTGAAGCGCATGTTCACTCGACCCGAAGTACGCGGAAAGCGTGTTGGTTCGGTTCTGGTCGATGCGATTGTCGATCTGGCAAAAGCCAAAGGCATGTCCCGCCTTGTACTCGAAACAGGTATGGGTTCCGGTTTTGACAGTGCCTGGCGGCTTTATGAGAATTCAGGTTTTACGCGCTGCGGTGTGGTTCTGGATTATCCGGATTCCGAGTACAGCGCTTTTTTTGAAAAGCGTCTCGCTGAGGCGCACTGACAGGATTTGACGATGAGCGAACTGACCGCACTGACCATTGCCGAAGCGCGCGACAAGCTGAAGGCCAAGGCCATCACCGCGACCGAACTTACAGACGCCTATCTTTCCGCTATCGATTCTGCGAATGAAGCCCTCAACGCTTATGTAAAAGTGACTCACGATCAGGCACGTTCGATGGCCAAGGCTTCGGATGAGCGCATCGCGAAGGGCGAAGCGGGCGCGTTGGAAGGCATTCCGCTCGGCGTGAAGGACCTGTTTGCGACCAAGGGCGTGCATACGCAGGCCTGTTCTCACATTCTCGATGGTTTCACGCCGGAATATGAGTCGACCGTCACGGCAAATCTGTGGGCCGACGGTGCGGTAATGCTCGGCAAGCTCAACATGGACGAATTCGCCATGGGCTCGTCCAACGAGACGTCCTATTATGGTTCGGTCAAGAATCCTTGGCGTGCCAATGGTTCCAACGCCGATCTGGTACCGGGTGGCTCGTCGGGCGGCTCGGCTGCTGCTGTTGCCGCACAGCTTTGCGCTGGCGCAACCGCAACCGATACCGGCGGCTCGATCCGTCAACCGGCGGCATTTACCGGCACGGTTGGCATCAAGCCAACCTATGGCCGTGTGTCGCGCTGGGGCACGGTTGCCTTCGCTTCGTCGCTCGATCAGGCCGGACCGATTGCGCGCGACGTGCGCGATGCTGCTATCTTGTTGAAATCCATGGCTTCGCTCGATCTCAAGGATACGACATCGGTCGATCTGCCTATTCCGGATTATGAAGCTGCCATCGGCAAGTCGCTCAAAGGCATGAAGATCGGCATTCCGAAAGAATATCGCGTCGATGGCATGCCGGACGAGATCGAGGAACTGTGGCAGAAAGGCATCCAGTATCTGAAGGATGCTGGTGCTGAAATCGTCGATATTTCACTGCCGCACACGAAATATGCGCTGGCCGCCTACTATATCGTCGCTCCTGCAGAAGCCTCATCGAACCTCGCTCGCTATGATGGTGTGCGTTACGGTTTGCGCGTACCGGGCAAGGACATTGCCGATATGTACGAACAGACCCGTGCCGCTGGCTTCGGCAAGGAAGTAAAGCGCCGCATCATGATCGGCACCTATGTGCTGTCGGCAGGCTATTACGACGCCTATTACCTGCGAGCGCAGAAGGTGCGTACGTTGATCAAGAAGGACTTTGAAGACGTATTTGCCCAAGGCGTTCACGCGATCTTGACCCCTGCAACGCCGTCGGCTGCCTTTGGTCTCGCCGACGAAGACCTCGCCAATGATCCGGTCAAGATGTATCTCAACGACATCTTCACGGTCACGGTCAACATGGCGGGCCTTCCAGGTATTGCCGTGCCCGCCGGTATTAATGAGAAAGGCTTGCCGCTCGGCCTTCAGTTGATCGGACGCCCATTCGAGGAAGAGACGCTGTTTCAGGCGGCGCACGCTATTGAACAGGCTGCCGGACGGTTTACTCCGTCAAAGTGGTGGTAAAAGCCGATTTTCTTATTCGCCGGGGTCTCCCCGGCGAATTTGTTTCTATGGCTGCATTAGCGGTTCGGGCCTGGAGAGTTGCGGCTCGCAATATTGAACTGTCCTCCGAGGGGCAAGACGCTCTGGAAGCTAAGTTCCAGCGCGATCTTCATGCGAATAAAGATTGTGTCCTGATTGCCGAAAGGGCCGGGATCATTGCGGGTTGGGGCGCGAGGGTGCCTCAAAGCAATTACATTTCCGATTTATGGGTCGATCCACGCTATCACGGACAGGGAATTGGTCGGCAGTTGCTTGATGCGCTGATGGCTCAAATCCTGCTCGATGGCTTTGACGAAGCGGTGATTGGCACTCACGCGGACAATCTTCCCGCTCTCAACCTCTACAAAAGGGCAGGTTTTCGGATCGATTGGCGCGGCGAGGAATGGTCTGAAAGCATCGGAAGAACAGTTGAAAAAGTGAGGATGTGCACCAAGCTTTGAAATCCCATACTGTCGCAACCGTTGCCGAATGTTCCATCACGCCTATTCTTCTCTAGAGAGGATAATATCAGGAGGAGGGCAGGCGATGTGGATTATGCTGACGGAAGTGAACGGTGAAAAACTTGCCGTGAATTTTAATCACGTTCTTTCCTATAATGCTTATGGAACCGGCACACGCATTGTGACGCTGAGCACGGATCTAACATTCTTTGTCAAGGAATCGATTGAGGAGATTGAAGCCAAGCTCGGTATCGATGTGAAAAGCTAAAGCTAGCTTTTATCAATGGTTTGATTAGAGCGTTTCACCTTTTAACGGAACCATATCCGGCGTTTACCAAATAGTTTTGGCATTCGGCGGGCTGGATGGTTTCGACCAGCCTGCCGATATGACGCCATGTGTCTTCGATGGTGCGCTTTTGTGCATTTCTCATCCAATGCTTGATCTTGGAAAAGGCTTGTTCGATCGGATTGAGGTCCGGCGAATAGGGTGGCAGGAACCAGAGCCGCGCACCGGCGGCTTTGATCAATTGACGGATGGTTGCCGACTTATGGCTGCCGAGATTGTCCATGACGACAATGTCGCCTGGCTTGAGCACCGGGACCAACTGCTGCTCGACATAGGCGCGGAAACACTGGCCGTTCATCGGTCCGTCGAAGACACAGGGTGCTGTAAGCTGATCGTTCCTCAAAGCGCCCAGGAATGTCAGCGTGCGCCAATGGCCATGCGGTGCAAATGCCCGCAGTCGCTTGCCTTTTGGACCCCAGCCTCTGATCGGCGACATGTTGGTCTTGATCCAGGTCTCATCAATGAAGACCAGCCGTTCGGGATCGAGATGATTTTGCAGGGTCTTCCAGCGCTGTCTTTTGCGAGCGACGTCGGCACGAGCTTGCTCAAGGGCGAATAGTGTTTTTTTTGAAGCGCAGCCCTTCACTGCGAATGAATTCCCAGATCGTATTGTGCGAGACGGAAATACCCCGCTCGGTCAACGCCGCCTTCAGGCCATGGAGTGTCAGGTGTGGGTTCTCGGCGAGCCGTTGCACAATGATATCACGATGCGGTTCGAGTATCCGCTTGCGGTG
This genomic interval carries:
- a CDS encoding dihydroorotase, yielding MSAILFENARIVDPSRGLDETGSVLIQDGKIVAAGVDARNQGAPEGAEIIDLNGMAILPGLVDSRVFIGEPGAEHRETIASASRAAAAGGVTSIIMMPDTDPVIDDVALVEFVKRTARDTAIVNVHPAAAITKGLHGEEMTEIGLLRDAGAVAFTEGRQTIANTQLMRRALTYARDFNAVIACETRDPYLGANGVMNEGLFASWLGLSGSPREAEVIPLERDLRLAALTNSNYHAAQLSCAMSADAMRRAKDMGAKVTAGVSINHLSLNENDIGEFRTFFRLSPPLRSEQDRLAMVEAIKNGTIDIVVSAHDPQDVDTKRLPFADAEAGAIGLETLLGAALRLYHNESIPLLRLAEVLSTAPARIFGLDAGTLKPGAKADLAIVDLDEPWVVREEALHSLSKNSCFENARFQGRVVHTLVAGKTVYSA
- the gatA gene encoding Asp-tRNA(Asn)/Glu-tRNA(Gln) amidotransferase subunit GatA yields the protein MSELTALTIAEARDKLKAKAITATELTDAYLSAIDSANEALNAYVKVTHDQARSMAKASDERIAKGEAGALEGIPLGVKDLFATKGVHTQACSHILDGFTPEYESTVTANLWADGAVMLGKLNMDEFAMGSSNETSYYGSVKNPWRANGSNADLVPGGSSGGSAAAVAAQLCAGATATDTGGSIRQPAAFTGTVGIKPTYGRVSRWGTVAFASSLDQAGPIARDVRDAAILLKSMASLDLKDTTSVDLPIPDYEAAIGKSLKGMKIGIPKEYRVDGMPDEIEELWQKGIQYLKDAGAEIVDISLPHTKYALAAYYIVAPAEASSNLARYDGVRYGLRVPGKDIADMYEQTRAAGFGKEVKRRIMIGTYVLSAGYYDAYYLRAQKVRTLIKKDFEDVFAQGVHAILTPATPSAAFGLADEDLANDPVKMYLNDIFTVTVNMAGLPGIAVPAGINEKGLPLGLQLIGRPFEEETLFQAAHAIEQAAGRFTPSKWW
- a CDS encoding metal-dependent hydrolase — encoded protein: MKLTWLGHAAFRIETAKAVILIDPFLNGNPGAKGIDFKEATKGVTHIALTHGHGDHVGDTVAIAEEHGATVIANADLASWLGSQGVEKIDPGNTGGTVAHNGFTVTFVNALHSSAMLTENGVSQSLGNPNGLVFHFEDAPTLYHMGDTDIFSDMGLINELHQPEIGIVPIGDRFTMGGAVAALACQRYFNFTTVLPCHYASFPIIDKTADKFVAGMADHRETKVLTDPAGTVHSF
- a CDS encoding aspartate carbamoyltransferase catalytic subunit — translated: MTNQTVPPLFPHRHLLGIKGLSPLDILCLLDLADQEVAVSRQPEKKKSVLRGRTQINLFFEASTRTQSSFELAGKRLGADVMNMSVGNSSVKKGETLIDTAMTLNAMQPDILVIRHASAGAAALLAQKVGCSVVNAGDGAHEHPTQALLDALTIRRTKGQIENLIVAICGDVLHSRVARSNILLLNALGARVRVVAPSTLLPSGMSDMSVEVFNSMEEGLKDADVVMMLRLQRERMAGSFVPSVREYFRFYGLDKEKLKHAKPDALVMHPGPMNRGVEIASDVADGPQSAIQQQVEMGVAVRMAVMEALLDPRRNPSNGEAA
- the gatC gene encoding Asp-tRNA(Asn)/Glu-tRNA(Gln) amidotransferase subunit GatC → MSVDISTVKRVAHLARIAVSDDDAERMTGELNAILGFVEQLNEVNVDGIEPMTSVTPMEMRTREDKVTDGGIAAAVVANAPVTEDNFFVVPKVVE
- a CDS encoding IS630 family transposase (programmed frameshift), whose translation is MTAPISNDLRERVVAAVLSGESVRSVATRFEIAASSVVKWSQRHRATGSVHPGKMGGHRKRILEPHRDIIVQRLAENPHLTLHGLKAALTERGISVSHNTIWEFIRSEGLRFKKTLFALEQARADVARKRQRWKTLQNHLDPERLVFIDETWIKTNMSPIRGWGPKGKRLRAFAPHGHWRTLTFLGALRNDQLTAPCVFDGPMNGQCFRAYVEQQLVPVLKPGDIVVMDNLGSHKSATIRQLIKAAGARLWFLPPYSPDLNPIEQAFSKIKHWMRNAQKRTIEDTWRHIGRLVETIQPAECQNYLVNAGYGSVKR
- a CDS encoding GNAT family N-acetyltransferase, with translation MAALAVRAWRVAARNIELSSEGQDALEAKFQRDLHANKDCVLIAERAGIIAGWGARVPQSNYISDLWVDPRYHGQGIGRQLLDALMAQILLDGFDEAVIGTHADNLPALNLYKRAGFRIDWRGEEWSESIGRTVEKVRMCTKL
- the plsY gene encoding glycerol-3-phosphate 1-O-acyltransferase PlsY, with translation MAEPGFLSMTLIGALVFGYFLGSIPFGLILTRFAGLGDVRSIGSGNIGATNVLRTGNKKLAAATLIFDMLKGTVAVLVASRYGPDAAIGAGFGAFIGHLFPVWIGFKGGKGVATYLGVLIGLAWPGALVFAAVWIVTALLTRYSSLAALIASIVVPIGLYFRGYPAIAVLFAIMTIIVIVKHKANITRLLNGTESKIGAKG
- a CDS encoding GNAT family N-acetyltransferase — its product is MAIRVSVETPLQDDVRMLVEGLNAHLLPLSPLEFQFKMTVEQMAAPDTTVFVARDEDGKAVGCGALKMHAEGIGEVKRMFTRPEVRGKRVGSVLVDAIVDLAKAKGMSRLVLETGMGSGFDSAWRLYENSGFTRCGVVLDYPDSEYSAFFEKRLAEAH
- a CDS encoding acyl-CoA dehydrogenase family protein, whose amino-acid sequence is MKTHDVTNQTPPMTGNNAYLGDPLLMQIAARFPKELHADLEQTGRFVSSAEAQDLARLANTELPKLRTHDRQGNRIDLVEYHPAYHALMRRSIAAGLHCSIWEGNPLESGRRHQARASRFFLTAQLEAGHLCPLTMTNASLAALMASPETYKEWSPIILSRKYDFSQKPAFAKQGITLGMGMTEKQGGTDVRTNTTRATRNDDGTYTITGHKWFMSAPMSDAFLTLAQAEDGLSCFLLPRLTAEGSGNGFFFQRLKDKLGNKSNASSEVEFDGAVGHLIGNPGEGVKTIMDMVTLTRLDCAVASAGLMRSGLAEAVHHSRHRQIFGKALVEQPLMQRVLADMALDVAGATALSMRLARAFDMAASDRAEAAFARCMTPVVKYWVCKIAPALLYEAMECLGGNGYIEEGNLARAYREAPVNAIWEGSGNVMALDVARVLSRAPGLFDEVLEWIGGQLGPRGQGTLDVLRAALQLTETDPGVARLLTEQLAYAAAAAELRQLGADDVADAFIETRLGGQWRSTYGMLDARHNAERILDQLYPAS
- the ruvX gene encoding Holliday junction resolvase RuvX, with product MAVVEIEEVPALLQPGQTIAGLDLGTKTIGFAVSDLGFSFANPRPVIKRVKFSIDAQVLLKALDAEKAGIIVIGLPVNMDGTSGPRVQATRAFVRTMQPLTDLPFVFWDERLSTVAAERALIGMDVSRGKRAERIDSAAAAFILQGALDRLHSIRRSASDDYDAG